A stretch of Leptotrichia sp. oral taxon 215 str. W9775 DNA encodes these proteins:
- a CDS encoding aminopeptidase: MNRENLWKNYTEDEKKRIFEFSEEYKAYLDSAKTEREFVTVTEEELKKNGFVNINEKTELKTGDKVYFNNRDKNLIAVIVGKDIKSGINMIVSHIDSPRLDLKPNPIKEEEEFALLNTHYYGGIKKYQWAATPLALHGVVFLADGKKVTLSIGEKDTDPVFSVPDILPHLSYKVQDDRNTREVIKGEELKLLFGNMPVNDENVKKQTKQLVLNKLKEEYGIEEDDFITAELEVVPAGKLRDVGIDQSMIGGYGQDDRICAYTSLRALYEVENPEKTVMVYLTDKEEIGSEGSTSLKTTLPELIVGKLLSMTEKNYNDQILRETLWNSKALSSDVTAAMNPVFKSVHDPENVARLSYGLAFAKYTGSRGKVSANDADAEFIQEIRQIFNKNDIKYQFGGFGKVDEGGGGTVAKFLAYYGIRTIDAGPALLSMHSLFEISSKADLYETYRAYKVFFEI; the protein is encoded by the coding sequence ATGAACAGGGAAAATTTATGGAAAAATTATACTGAAGATGAGAAAAAAAGAATTTTTGAATTTTCGGAAGAGTATAAGGCATACCTTGATTCTGCAAAGACAGAAAGGGAATTTGTAACTGTTACGGAAGAAGAACTTAAGAAAAATGGGTTTGTGAATATAAACGAAAAGACAGAATTGAAAACAGGAGATAAGGTTTACTTTAATAATAGGGATAAAAACCTTATTGCAGTAATAGTGGGAAAAGATATTAAAAGTGGAATTAACATGATAGTTTCACATATTGATTCTCCAAGACTTGATTTAAAACCTAATCCAATAAAGGAAGAAGAGGAATTTGCCCTTTTAAATACACATTATTATGGAGGAATAAAGAAATATCAATGGGCAGCTACACCTTTAGCACTGCATGGAGTAGTATTCCTTGCTGATGGGAAAAAAGTTACACTTTCAATAGGTGAAAAGGATACAGACCCTGTATTCAGTGTACCTGATATACTTCCACATCTGTCATATAAAGTTCAGGATGATAGAAATACAAGGGAAGTTATCAAAGGTGAGGAACTGAAACTTTTATTTGGAAATATGCCAGTAAATGATGAAAATGTAAAGAAACAGACAAAACAGCTTGTACTTAATAAGCTTAAGGAAGAATATGGAATAGAGGAAGATGACTTTATTACAGCAGAACTTGAAGTAGTTCCGGCGGGGAAATTAAGAGATGTTGGAATTGACCAGAGTATGATAGGAGGATATGGACAGGATGACAGAATATGTGCATATACTTCATTAAGAGCCCTTTATGAAGTGGAAAATCCTGAAAAGACTGTAATGGTATATCTTACAGATAAGGAAGAAATAGGAAGTGAAGGTTCTACAAGCTTGAAGACAACATTACCTGAATTAATTGTAGGAAAACTTCTTTCAATGACTGAAAAAAACTACAATGATCAGATTCTGAGGGAAACCCTATGGAATTCAAAGGCATTGTCATCAGATGTTACTGCCGCAATGAATCCTGTATTTAAATCTGTTCACGATCCTGAAAATGTTGCAAGACTTTCTTATGGACTGGCATTTGCAAAATATACGGGAAGTAGAGGAAAAGTATCGGCAAATGATGCAGATGCTGAATTTATTCAGGAAATAAGACAGATATTTAATAAAAATGATATAAAATATCAATTTGGAGGATTTGGAAAAGTTGACGAAGGTGGAGGAGGAACAGTTGCAAAATTCCTTGCCTACTATGGAATAAGAACAATAGACGCAGGACCGGCACTTTTATCGATGCATTCACTGTTTGAAATATCCTCTAAGGCTGACTTGTATGAAACATACAGAGCGTATAAAGTATTTTTTGAAATATAG
- a CDS encoding alpha-amylase family glycosyl hydrolase: protein MKSRVLIFRNNELYKKIELKKRNDGIYICKWSNIEPGSYSFSLEDENGNLEGVTYNHTAPFATDFEAKAEKNTPPKPITGFQKGLDILITYDAEKNKVLFSKTKFHRMKLDIKDFNLEKADEIKISGIFNGWTTDDEPVHHIEDTLYEIELVLSEGTYEYKYLIDNEWYPKNENLKLIIGENGALFPQGDLGTGKFVFEAIDRKTNLKAIVHNYESLKYFNKLSDREYEFKIRTQMNDVERAYISVVLNEEDNYEMIYELERFRDKTNGFDYFERIIDFGKEVEKILYFFVLEDGGVKAYFDGKDLSYEKKPKRLSVKTSSEDIQIFKVPNWSKEAIWYNIFPDRFYNGNNYNDPIFNEFGPEAFKANELHEQNFIEKYKWSKNENEEKFDRNRWTSDFNQQVSWEKEKEKEKNINYSLKYARMYGGDLQGIKEKIPYMKELGINAVWLNPVFFSYQNHKYGANDFRHISPDFGTIRTSGKKHNVDVSESNSYGNKTYIDVLGKNAVNNSELKLLEVNLKGENKGKNGYGETEDPATWVWTESDLIMADLIKELHKNGIRVIFDGVFNHSSDRHWTFNMVMADGEKSVYKDWYKFTDFEKHVPVEDYFSDEDAYLTVNANKERVIYNAWAGFNSLPEFNTFNEHYKEYIFNITRKWMYGPDGKVSDNWQEDDGIDGWRLDVPNCLENQKFWHEWREVVKDVKDDSYITAELWGNASGDINNGNKFDTVMNYEWLKTVIGYFVNQGKEGGETYKLTAKDFFNELREKRTWYPFQALQASQNLNGSHDTDRLYSRIVNDKVGRNLEEGKQLEKGYNGIRPDLASNYHPNTTIDWINSNIKPKDILKLISIFQMTYIGAPMLFHGDEVGMWGATDPYCRKPMLWDEFIYDLEKNPSKVNRNEEYEQYPDKDLFKWYKKLIKIRRENRVLVYGKFKELLADNVNDVIAYERTNEGRSLITVINNSFKDVDNIEFITSHPNEKYIDLIKGTIVKIDGKGKIKLSLKAKQGMILKRWVNEKGSDNIRMFRY, encoded by the coding sequence ATGAAAAGCAGAGTATTAATATTCAGAAACAACGAATTATACAAAAAAATAGAGCTGAAAAAAAGAAACGACGGAATATACATATGCAAATGGTCAAATATAGAACCGGGAAGCTATTCTTTTTCGCTGGAAGATGAAAATGGAAATCTGGAGGGAGTTACTTACAATCATACAGCTCCCTTTGCAACTGATTTTGAAGCAAAGGCAGAAAAGAATACTCCTCCGAAACCAATAACAGGATTCCAAAAGGGACTGGATATTCTGATAACTTATGATGCTGAAAAAAACAAGGTTTTATTTTCAAAAACAAAATTTCATAGAATGAAACTGGATATAAAGGATTTTAATCTTGAAAAAGCTGATGAAATAAAAATATCAGGAATTTTTAATGGATGGACTACAGATGATGAGCCCGTCCATCATATAGAAGATACTCTTTATGAGATTGAACTGGTATTATCTGAAGGAACTTATGAATATAAATATCTGATTGATAATGAATGGTATCCGAAAAATGAAAACCTGAAGCTTATAATCGGAGAAAATGGAGCATTGTTTCCACAGGGGGATCTTGGTACAGGAAAATTTGTATTTGAAGCCATAGATAGAAAAACTAACCTTAAAGCAATAGTTCATAATTATGAAAGCCTGAAATATTTTAATAAGCTTTCAGACAGGGAATATGAGTTTAAAATAAGAACCCAGATGAATGATGTGGAAAGAGCTTATATAAGTGTGGTTCTTAACGAAGAAGACAATTATGAGATGATTTATGAGCTGGAAAGATTTAGGGACAAAACAAATGGTTTTGACTATTTTGAAAGAATAATCGACTTTGGAAAGGAAGTTGAAAAGATTCTTTATTTCTTCGTTCTGGAAGATGGTGGAGTTAAGGCATACTTTGACGGAAAAGATTTGTCATACGAGAAAAAACCAAAGAGGCTGTCTGTAAAAACTTCATCGGAAGATATTCAGATTTTTAAAGTACCTAACTGGTCCAAGGAAGCAATCTGGTATAATATATTTCCTGACAGATTTTATAATGGAAATAACTATAATGACCCTATTTTCAATGAATTTGGTCCGGAGGCATTTAAAGCAAATGAGCTTCATGAACAGAACTTTATAGAAAAATATAAATGGTCTAAAAATGAAAATGAAGAGAAATTTGACAGAAATAGATGGACTTCTGATTTTAATCAGCAGGTTTCATGGGAAAAGGAAAAGGAAAAGGAAAAAAATATAAATTACAGCTTAAAATATGCAAGAATGTACGGTGGAGACCTGCAGGGAATTAAAGAGAAGATTCCTTACATGAAGGAACTGGGAATAAATGCTGTCTGGCTAAATCCGGTGTTTTTCTCATATCAGAACCATAAGTATGGAGCAAATGATTTCAGGCATATTTCTCCGGATTTTGGAACAATAAGAACAAGTGGTAAGAAACACAATGTTGACGTATCGGAAAGCAATAGCTATGGAAATAAGACGTATATTGATGTTCTTGGGAAAAATGCAGTTAATAACAGTGAACTGAAACTTCTGGAAGTAAATCTGAAGGGTGAAAATAAAGGAAAGAACGGATATGGAGAAACAGAAGATCCGGCAACATGGGTATGGACAGAATCTGATCTTATAATGGCTGATTTAATAAAGGAATTACATAAGAACGGAATAAGAGTCATATTTGACGGTGTGTTTAATCACAGCAGCGACAGGCACTGGACATTTAATATGGTAATGGCTGACGGAGAAAAATCTGTATACAAGGACTGGTATAAATTTACAGACTTTGAAAAGCATGTACCGGTAGAAGATTATTTTTCTGATGAAGATGCCTATCTCACTGTAAATGCAAATAAAGAAAGGGTAATTTACAATGCGTGGGCAGGATTTAATTCGTTGCCTGAATTTAATACATTCAATGAACACTATAAGGAGTATATTTTTAATATTACAAGAAAATGGATGTATGGACCTGACGGAAAAGTTTCTGACAACTGGCAGGAAGATGATGGAATAGACGGATGGAGGCTTGATGTTCCAAACTGTCTGGAAAATCAGAAATTCTGGCATGAATGGCGTGAAGTTGTAAAGGATGTAAAAGATGATTCCTATATAACTGCCGAGCTGTGGGGAAATGCTTCAGGTGATATAAATAACGGTAATAAATTTGATACTGTCATGAATTACGAATGGCTGAAAACGGTAATAGGATACTTTGTAAACCAGGGGAAAGAAGGCGGAGAAACTTACAAACTTACAGCTAAGGATTTTTTCAATGAACTGAGGGAAAAGAGAACATGGTATCCATTTCAGGCGTTGCAGGCTTCACAGAATTTGAACGGTTCGCACGATACAGACAGGCTTTATTCAAGAATTGTAAATGATAAGGTAGGAAGAAATCTGGAGGAAGGTAAACAGCTTGAAAAGGGATATAATGGAATAAGACCTGATTTAGCTTCAAATTATCATCCGAATACAACAATAGACTGGATTAACAGTAATATAAAGCCAAAGGATATATTGAAACTTATTTCAATTTTTCAGATGACATATATAGGAGCTCCAATGTTATTCCATGGAGATGAAGTAGGTATGTGGGGAGCTACAGATCCTTACTGCAGAAAGCCTATGCTCTGGGATGAATTTATTTACGATCTGGAAAAAAATCCTTCCAAAGTAAATAGAAATGAAGAATATGAACAATATCCGGATAAGGATTTATTTAAATGGTATAAAAAACTTATAAAAATAAGAAGGGAAAACAGAGTTCTTGTATATGGAAAATTTAAGGAACTGCTTGCTGATAATGTAAATGATGTAATTGCCTATGAGCGTACAAATGAAGGTAGATCCCTGATTACTGTTATAAATAATTCTTTTAAAGATGTTGATAATATTGAATTTATAACTTCCCATCCAAATGAAAAATATATAGATCTTATAAAGGGAACTATTGTTAAAATAGACGGAAAAGGGAAAATAAAACTATCTCTGAAAGCAAAACAGGGAATGATATTGAAACGTTGGGTAAATGAAAAAGGATCTGATAATATCAGAATGTTTAGATATTAA
- a CDS encoding DUF441 domain-containing protein — protein sequence MESWLFLGLILLVGAVSKNQSIIIASIFVMILKFLPFTDNIMLEFKKKGINWGVLVITIAILIPIATKEIGFLDLINAFKSPIGWVAILSGIGVSLLSAKGVNLLSGQPEITVALVFGTIIGVVFMKGIAAGPVIASGITYCILQIINVIWKK from the coding sequence ATGGAAAGCTGGTTATTTTTAGGATTAATACTGCTTGTTGGAGCTGTTTCAAAAAATCAGTCTATCATAATAGCATCAATTTTTGTAATGATATTAAAATTTTTACCATTTACAGACAATATAATGCTTGAATTTAAGAAAAAAGGGATAAACTGGGGAGTATTAGTTATTACAATAGCAATTTTAATTCCTATAGCTACTAAGGAAATAGGATTTCTTGATCTTATAAATGCTTTTAAATCTCCTATTGGCTGGGTTGCCATATTAAGCGGTATTGGAGTTTCCCTACTTTCAGCAAAAGGTGTAAATTTACTTTCAGGCCAGCCTGAAATAACTGTTGCCCTTGTTTTTGGAACAATAATCGGAGTTGTTTTCATGAAGGGAATTGCAGCAGGCCCTGTAATTGCAAGTGGAATTACATACTGCATTTTACAGATTATAAATGTTATATGGAAGAAATAA
- the pgk gene encoding phosphoglycerate kinase encodes MAKKTLKDLDVKGKKVLVRVDFNVPIKDGVITDDNRIVAALPTLKYILENGGKVIAFSHLGKVKAEEDKASKTLAPVAKRLSEALGKPVKFVPETRGAELEAAIAELKEGEILMFENTRFEDLDGKKESKNDPELGKYWASLGDVFVNDAFGTAHRAHASNVGIASNIKESAVGFLVEKEINFIGGAVDNPARPLVAILGGAKVSDKIGVIENLLDKADKVIIGGGMMFTFLKAQGKNTGSSLLEEDKVELAKSLIEKAAAKGVELILPVDTVVAKEFKNDTEFKTVSVDGIEDGWMGLDIGEASIKLFADALVGAKTVVWNGPMGVFEMENFAKGTIGVCKAIAELAGATTIIGGGDSAAAAIQLGFADKFSHISTGGGASLEYLEGKPLPGVEAIAEKECGCGCSH; translated from the coding sequence ATGGCTAAGAAGACATTAAAAGATTTGGATGTAAAAGGGAAAAAAGTACTTGTAAGAGTGGATTTCAACGTGCCTATAAAAGATGGGGTAATTACAGATGATAACAGAATAGTTGCGGCGTTGCCTACATTAAAATATATTCTGGAAAATGGTGGAAAAGTTATAGCATTTTCACATTTAGGAAAAGTTAAGGCAGAAGAAGATAAAGCTTCAAAAACTTTAGCACCTGTTGCAAAAAGATTGTCTGAAGCATTAGGAAAACCTGTTAAATTTGTACCTGAAACAAGAGGTGCAGAATTGGAAGCTGCAATAGCAGAATTAAAAGAAGGAGAAATTTTGATGTTCGAAAACACAAGATTTGAAGATCTTGATGGTAAAAAAGAATCTAAAAATGATCCTGAATTAGGAAAATACTGGGCTTCATTAGGAGATGTCTTTGTAAATGATGCATTTGGAACTGCACACAGAGCACATGCTTCAAATGTTGGAATTGCTTCAAACATTAAAGAATCAGCAGTAGGATTCCTTGTAGAAAAAGAAATAAACTTTATAGGAGGAGCTGTAGATAATCCTGCAAGACCTCTAGTTGCTATCCTAGGAGGAGCAAAAGTTTCTGATAAAATAGGAGTAATCGAAAATCTTTTAGATAAAGCTGATAAAGTAATAATCGGTGGAGGAATGATGTTTACTTTCCTTAAGGCTCAAGGAAAAAATACAGGTTCTTCATTACTTGAAGAAGATAAAGTTGAACTTGCAAAATCATTAATTGAAAAAGCTGCTGCAAAAGGTGTAGAGTTAATCTTACCTGTAGATACAGTAGTAGCTAAAGAATTTAAAAATGATACAGAATTCAAAACAGTTTCTGTAGACGGTATCGAAGACGGATGGATGGGACTTGACATAGGGGAAGCATCTATCAAATTATTCGCAGATGCTTTAGTTGGTGCAAAAACAGTAGTATGGAACGGACCAATGGGAGTATTTGAAATGGAAAACTTCGCAAAAGGAACAATAGGAGTATGTAAAGCAATCGCTGAATTAGCAGGAGCTACAACAATTATTGGTGGAGGAGATTCAGCCGCTGCGGCTATCCAACTAGGATTTGCTGATAAATTCTCTCACATTTCAACTGGTGGAGGAGCTTCACTTGAATATCTTGAAGGTAAACCAT
- the hydG gene encoding [FeFe] hydrogenase H-cluster radical SAM maturase HydG → MERFKEHVKIDREKIFQLLEEGKNPSREDILEILRKAENKEKITHLDIAKLLHIEDTDLVEKMFQIAGKIKKDVYGNRVVLFAPLYISDFCVNNCVYCGYKRENKFHRRRLTMEEIKKEVMILEEMGHKRLALEAGEDPVNCDIEYILEAIDTIYDTYNKNGKIRRINVNIAATTVENYRRLNEKGIGTYILFQETYDEEVYKKVHPKCLKGNYDYHTTSFDRAMEAGIEDVGAGVLFGLADPKFEVLGLMMHNEHLEKRFGVGFHTISVPRLRPAEGVNLETFPYLLDDETFKKIVTIIRIAVPYTGMILSTRETAEMREILLQHGISQVSAGSCTGVGGYEEHIKGRNVNQFATADERSPKQVIEDLMAAGYIPSYCTSCYRTGRVGEKFMEIAKSEKIHNLCKPNALTTLVEYAVDYGDKELLAKVEKFVKEQAATIENKKLEQFVLKNIDKLKAGERDLYL, encoded by the coding sequence ATGGAAAGATTCAAGGAACATGTAAAAATTGACAGAGAGAAAATATTTCAATTGTTGGAAGAAGGAAAAAATCCTTCAAGGGAAGACATACTGGAAATACTTAGAAAAGCAGAAAACAAGGAAAAAATAACACATCTGGACATAGCAAAGCTTTTACATATCGAGGATACCGATCTGGTTGAAAAAATGTTTCAGATAGCTGGAAAAATAAAAAAAGATGTATATGGTAACAGGGTAGTTCTGTTTGCACCACTTTACATAAGTGATTTTTGTGTGAATAACTGTGTTTACTGTGGATACAAGAGGGAAAACAAATTTCATCGTAGAAGACTTACAATGGAAGAAATAAAAAAGGAAGTTATGATTCTTGAAGAAATGGGACATAAGAGACTTGCTCTGGAAGCAGGGGAAGACCCTGTAAACTGTGATATAGAATATATATTAGAAGCAATAGATACAATTTACGACACTTATAATAAAAATGGTAAAATAAGAAGAATAAATGTAAATATAGCTGCAACAACAGTTGAAAATTACAGAAGATTAAATGAAAAGGGAATAGGAACTTACATTTTGTTTCAGGAAACTTATGATGAAGAAGTTTATAAAAAAGTTCACCCTAAATGCCTAAAGGGAAACTATGACTACCATACAACATCTTTTGACAGGGCAATGGAAGCAGGGATAGAAGATGTAGGAGCTGGAGTTTTATTTGGACTGGCAGATCCTAAATTTGAAGTATTAGGACTTATGATGCATAATGAGCATCTGGAAAAAAGATTTGGAGTAGGATTCCACACAATTTCAGTTCCAAGATTAAGACCTGCAGAAGGAGTAAACCTGGAAACATTCCCTTATCTGCTGGATGATGAAACATTTAAGAAAATCGTTACAATTATAAGAATAGCAGTTCCATATACTGGTATGATACTGTCAACAAGGGAAACAGCTGAAATGAGGGAAATACTTCTGCAGCACGGAATTTCTCAGGTAAGTGCAGGTTCATGTACAGGAGTTGGAGGATATGAAGAGCACATAAAGGGAAGAAATGTAAATCAGTTTGCCACTGCCGATGAAAGAAGCCCAAAACAGGTAATCGAAGATCTTATGGCGGCAGGATATATTCCTAGCTACTGTACTTCATGCTACAGAACAGGAAGAGTTGGAGAAAAATTCATGGAAATAGCAAAATCTGAAAAGATTCATAATTTGTGTAAACCAAATGCCCTGACAACACTTGTGGAATATGCGGTAGATTATGGAGATAAGGAATTACTTGCAAAAGTGGAAAAATTTGTGAAGGAACAGGCGGCAACAATTGAAAATAAAAAACTGGAACAGTTTGTTCTGAAAAATATAGATAAACTGAAGGCAGGAGAAAGGGATCTGTATCTATGA
- a CDS encoding helix-turn-helix domain-containing protein, translated as MENILHTEQIPFLKTLSIVEGKWKLRILYELAYNPTLRYSELRRNLTPITHKMLSTQLKGLEMDNMIIRKEYPQIPPKVEYSLSEKRRSFLPVMKLMCEWGRNYVVSDENEVMSE; from the coding sequence ATGGAAAATATATTACATACAGAACAAATCCCTTTTTTAAAAACTCTTTCTATTGTTGAAGGGAAATGGAAGCTAAGAATATTATATGAACTCGCCTATAATCCTACTTTACGTTATAGTGAATTGAGAAGAAATTTAACACCAATTACACATAAAATGCTTTCCACTCAATTAAAAGGTCTTGAAATGGACAATATGATTATTCGGAAAGAATACCCTCAGATTCCGCCTAAAGTTGAGTATTCGTTATCTGAAAAGAGGAGAAGTTTTCTTCCTGTTATGAAACTGATGTGTGAATGGGGACGTAACTATGTTGTCTCAGATGAAAATGAAGTAATGTCTGAATAA
- the hydF gene encoding [FeFe] hydrogenase H-cluster maturation GTPase HydF, producing MMERLNTPDSNRKHIAFFGRRNAGKSSIFNLLLNQEISLVSDVSGTTTDPVYKSMELIGYGPVRIIDTAGLDDVGSLGKMRVEKTEEILQKTDLAIYVLNAGKIDKEEKKEAKLFFQRFRIPYVFVWNKLDQLKEEERKKLRKENSGDSFLDENINLKRENLLEIILKNLKEQEEDPPLIGDLVAYGSTVVLVVPIDSEAPKGRLILPQVQVIRECLDNGIKTVVVRETELEETIKEIQKIDLVITDSQVFKTVDKIVPDHIPLTSFSMLFARQKGDIREFIKGIEALEELKNKKEGTVLIAESCTHTTSHEDIGTVKIPNLLKKKINPNLKIIFQNGATFKEKEFHMENVDLIIHCGSCMITRKNMLNRIRIAEEKGVPITNYGVTLAYLTGILDRAIKGTIRE from the coding sequence ATGATGGAAAGATTAAATACGCCTGACTCAAACAGAAAGCACATAGCCTTTTTTGGAAGAAGGAATGCTGGAAAGTCGAGTATTTTTAATCTTCTGCTAAATCAGGAAATTTCACTGGTTTCAGATGTTTCCGGAACAACTACGGATCCAGTCTACAAGTCTATGGAGCTGATAGGCTACGGACCTGTCAGGATTATAGATACGGCAGGGCTGGATGATGTTGGAAGTTTAGGAAAAATGAGAGTTGAAAAGACAGAAGAAATTTTGCAGAAGACAGATTTAGCAATATATGTTCTGAATGCCGGAAAAATAGACAAGGAGGAAAAAAAGGAAGCGAAGCTGTTTTTTCAGAGATTCAGGATACCTTATGTTTTTGTCTGGAATAAACTTGATCAGCTGAAAGAGGAAGAAAGAAAAAAATTAAGGAAGGAAAATTCAGGAGATAGTTTTTTAGATGAAAATATAAACTTAAAAAGGGAAAACTTATTGGAAATAATACTGAAAAATCTGAAAGAACAGGAAGAAGATCCACCATTAATAGGAGATCTGGTTGCCTATGGTTCGACAGTTGTGCTTGTAGTACCAATTGATTCAGAAGCTCCGAAGGGAAGACTCATACTGCCACAGGTTCAGGTAATAAGGGAATGCCTTGATAACGGAATAAAAACAGTGGTGGTGAGAGAGACTGAACTTGAGGAAACAATAAAGGAAATTCAGAAAATAGACCTTGTAATTACAGATTCGCAGGTGTTCAAAACAGTGGATAAAATAGTTCCTGACCATATACCTCTAACCAGTTTTTCAATGCTGTTTGCCAGACAGAAGGGAGATATAAGGGAGTTTATCAAAGGGATTGAGGCACTGGAAGAACTGAAAAATAAGAAGGAAGGAACTGTCCTGATTGCAGAAAGCTGTACTCATACAACTTCACATGAAGATATAGGAACTGTAAAAATACCTAATCTTCTAAAGAAAAAAATAAACCCCAATCTGAAGATTATTTTTCAGAATGGTGCAACTTTTAAAGAGAAGGAGTTTCACATGGAAAATGTGGACCTCATTATTCATTGCGGTTCATGTATGATAACTAGGAAGAATATGTTAAACCGTATACGGATAGCAGAAGAAAAAGGAGTTCCTATAACAAATTATGGAGTAACACTTGCCTATCTGACAGGCATACTTGACAGAGCCATAAAAGGCACTATACGGGAATAA
- a CDS encoding SemiSWEET family transporter: MSKMSKINKIVGSIGAFIGVFVFIAYIPQIMANLSGTKSQPWQPLFASFSCLIWVIYGWTKEPKKDYILIIPNVTGVILGFLTFITSF, encoded by the coding sequence ATGAGTAAAATGAGTAAAATTAATAAAATAGTTGGTTCGATTGGAGCATTTATAGGAGTTTTTGTCTTTATAGCATATATCCCGCAAATTATGGCTAATCTGTCAGGGACTAAATCACAGCCTTGGCAACCGTTATTTGCCTCTTTTTCATGTTTGATATGGGTTATTTATGGTTGGACAAAAGAGCCGAAAAAAGATTATATACTAATTATACCCAATGTAACTGGGGTTATACTTGGTTTTTTAACTTTTATAACTTCTTTTTAG
- a CDS encoding cation:dicarboxylate symporter family transporter, with translation MSTLLFSSIWIGILILLFFLLVHVNVNLKKKFKFSTRVIISTVLGFAVGIVFQSTLGMVGAEQVPDVIKNVTTAASLVGRGFTSLLKMVVIPLVGLSVYNSIINSKNNENLKKLTGKSVVYYTVTVAISAIIGISVAMLFNLGVGMKLPEGMEAWTGKGEYKGLVDVVVSFIPSNIFKAMSETSVIGVVIFAAFLGFATNRMSLKNPEKIQPLKDVTSALFAVMTSVTTTIIKIIPYGVAALMFDLTASYGLEVFKNLVTYLIVMFISLALVVVMQSINLAIHGINPFTYYKKATAPLILALTTTSSMGTLPVTIETLEKEVGVSSPTANFTATLGTTIGMNGCAGVFPAVIAIMIANMNGIAITPVFLISLITVIALGSFGMAGVPGTAYIAATVVLGGMGLPFDPVAIVFPIDSIIDMGRTAVNVNGAMVISTVVDKEMGSFNESVLKSERVIEA, from the coding sequence ATGTCAACATTATTATTTTCAAGCATATGGATAGGAATATTAATTTTATTATTCTTTTTATTAGTCCATGTAAACGTAAATTTGAAGAAAAAATTTAAATTTTCTACAAGGGTAATTATTTCAACAGTATTGGGGTTTGCTGTAGGAATTGTATTTCAATCAACTTTAGGTATGGTAGGGGCAGAACAGGTACCTGATGTTATAAAAAATGTGACAACTGCAGCTTCACTGGTGGGAAGAGGATTTACAAGTCTTCTTAAAATGGTTGTTATTCCATTGGTTGGATTGTCAGTTTATAATTCAATAATAAATTCAAAAAATAACGAAAATTTAAAAAAATTAACTGGAAAATCAGTTGTTTATTATACAGTAACTGTTGCAATTTCAGCAATTATAGGAATTTCAGTTGCAATGCTGTTTAATCTGGGAGTAGGTATGAAATTGCCTGAAGGAATGGAAGCATGGACAGGAAAAGGTGAATATAAAGGTCTTGTTGATGTAGTAGTTTCATTTATCCCTTCAAATATATTTAAGGCAATGTCTGAAACAAGCGTAATAGGAGTAGTTATATTTGCTGCGTTCCTAGGATTTGCAACAAATAGAATGAGCCTGAAAAATCCTGAAAAGATACAGCCGTTAAAAGATGTAACATCAGCACTATTTGCAGTAATGACAAGTGTCACAACAACTATTATAAAAATAATTCCTTATGGAGTTGCTGCATTAATGTTTGATTTGACAGCTTCCTACGGACTGGAAGTATTTAAAAATCTTGTAACTTATCTGATTGTAATGTTTATATCACTGGCACTGGTAGTTGTAATGCAGTCTATAAATCTTGCAATACATGGAATAAATCCTTTTACATATTATAAAAAAGCAACGGCACCGTTAATTCTTGCACTGACAACAACTTCAAGCATGGGAACATTGCCTGTAACTATTGAAACATTGGAAAAGGAAGTGGGAGTAAGTTCTCCAACAGCAAACTTTACAGCAACACTTGGAACAACTATAGGTATGAACGGATGTGCTGGAGTATTCCCTGCAGTTATTGCAATAATGATAGCAAACATGAATGGAATTGCGATTACACCTGTATTCCTTATAAGCCTTATAACAGTAATAGCATTAGGTTCATTTGGAATGGCAGGAGTTCCAGGAACAGCCTATATAGCGGCAACAGTTGTACTTGGAGGAATGGGACTGCCGTTTGATCCGGTAGCGATTGTATTCCCGATAGATTCAATAATAGATATGGGACGTACAGCAGTAAATGTAAATGGAGCAATGGTAATTTCAACTGTAGTGGACAAGGAAATGGGAAGCTTCAATGAGAGTGTACTGAAAAGTGAAAGAGTAATAGAAGCATAG